In Methylophaga thalassica, one genomic interval encodes:
- the uup gene encoding ATP-binding cassette ATPase Uup, translating into MALLSLKQITVSFGGPNLLNKVDFQLDRGERVCLVGRNGAGKSTLMKLIAGEVTADSGEMVGIQDLVISRLEQEVPSGTHGKVFDVVAAGLGQLAPLLVEYHDIIHQLQTDSSQALLDKLEKAQHKIEAADGWSLEQRVETVISKLSLDADTEFDSLSGGKKRRVLLAQALVKQPDILLLDEPTNHLDIESITWLEGFLKSYGGTVLFITHDRTFLQALATRIVQLDRGNLVSFPGDYENYLKKREELLAAEAEQNAQFDKKLAQEEVWIRQGIKARRTRNEGRVRALEALRKERSQRRERQGTANIQLQESDRSGKLVLEAEHISQSYDGKMLFEDFSIVIQRGDRIGIIGPNGCGKSTLLSILLKRIEPEHGSVKLGTNLDIAFFDQLRSQLNEEESVVENVGQGSDHVEINGSRKHIIGYLQDFLFTPDRARTPVKALSGGERNRLLLAKLFTQPANLLVMDEPTNDLDAETLELLEDLLLNYSGTLLLVSHDRSFINNVVTSSIVFDTDGQLREYVGGYDDWLRQRADTQKSNPKPAAKTTAEKPANKPAKKSTLTYQEKLDLEALPAIIEKLEMEQETLTAKMSEPDFYQQDPKKVSQVQQALSELEAKMAEAFERWELLEEKANS; encoded by the coding sequence GACTCTGGTGAAATGGTCGGTATTCAGGATTTGGTCATTTCACGACTGGAGCAGGAAGTCCCGAGTGGTACGCATGGCAAAGTATTTGATGTGGTGGCAGCGGGTTTAGGTCAGTTAGCGCCTCTGCTGGTGGAATATCACGATATTATTCATCAACTACAAACAGACAGCTCACAGGCTCTGTTAGATAAACTGGAAAAAGCGCAGCATAAAATTGAAGCGGCTGATGGCTGGTCTTTAGAGCAGCGTGTCGAAACTGTCATTTCCAAATTATCGCTGGATGCAGATACCGAGTTTGATAGCTTATCCGGCGGGAAGAAACGTCGTGTTTTACTGGCACAGGCATTGGTCAAACAGCCAGACATTCTCTTACTTGATGAGCCGACTAACCATCTGGATATTGAATCGATCACCTGGCTTGAGGGCTTTTTGAAAAGCTATGGCGGCACCGTGCTGTTTATCACCCATGATCGAACATTTTTACAGGCTCTGGCTACACGCATTGTGCAATTGGATCGTGGCAATCTGGTCAGCTTCCCCGGTGATTATGAAAACTACCTGAAAAAACGCGAAGAATTGCTGGCGGCTGAGGCGGAGCAAAATGCCCAATTTGATAAAAAACTGGCTCAGGAAGAAGTGTGGATACGTCAGGGTATCAAAGCGCGTCGTACACGTAATGAGGGTCGTGTCAGAGCATTGGAAGCCTTACGTAAAGAGCGTAGTCAACGACGTGAACGTCAGGGAACAGCCAACATTCAGTTACAAGAATCTGACAGAAGCGGCAAGCTGGTATTAGAAGCCGAGCATATTAGCCAGAGTTACGACGGTAAAATGCTGTTTGAAGATTTTTCTATTGTTATTCAGCGTGGTGATCGTATTGGCATTATCGGTCCGAATGGCTGCGGTAAAAGTACACTGTTATCCATTTTATTGAAACGGATCGAACCTGAGCATGGCTCAGTGAAATTAGGTACTAATCTGGACATTGCCTTTTTTGATCAATTACGCAGTCAGCTTAATGAAGAAGAATCGGTGGTTGAGAATGTCGGGCAGGGCAGTGATCACGTCGAAATTAATGGTAGTCGTAAACATATCATTGGTTATCTGCAGGATTTTCTGTTTACGCCTGACAGAGCACGCACACCGGTGAAAGCATTATCCGGTGGTGAAAGAAACCGGCTCTTGTTGGCGAAACTGTTTACACAACCAGCTAACTTATTGGTGATGGACGAACCGACCAATGACTTGGACGCTGAAACATTGGAACTACTGGAAGATTTATTACTGAATTACTCTGGTACCTTACTGTTAGTGAGCCATGACCGTTCATTTATCAATAATGTCGTGACCAGCAGTATTGTGTTTGATACGGATGGTCAGCTCCGTGAGTATGTCGGTGGTTATGATGACTGGTTAAGGCAGCGTGCGGATACTCAAAAGAGCAATCCCAAGCCGGCAGCTAAAACAACTGCAGAAAAGCCGGCTAATAAGCCTGCAAAAAAATCCACGTTGACCTATCAGGAGAAGTTAGACCTGGAAGCCTTGCCAGCCATTATTGAAAAGCTGGAAATGGAACAGGAAACCTTAACCGCAAAGATGTCTGAACCGGATTTTTATCAGCAGGACCCCAAAAAAGTCAGTCAGGTACAGCAAGCGCTGTCTGAATTAGAAGCCAAAATGGCAGAAGCCTTTGAGCGTTGGGAGCTGTTGGAAGAAAAGGCCAACAGCTAG
- a CDS encoding cold-shock protein has translation MAEQVTGKVKWFNDAKGFGFIEQVDGPDVFVHHSAIKSEGFRTLKEGQSVTMEVTQGQKGPQAENVIPG, from the coding sequence ATGGCAGAGCAAGTTACAGGTAAAGTTAAATGGTTCAATGATGCAAAAGGATTCGGTTTTATTGAGCAGGTTGATGGTCCAGATGTATTTGTCCATCACTCGGCGATTAAGTCAGAAGGCTTTAGAACATTGAAAGAAGGTCAATCAGTTACCATGGAGGTAACTCAGGGTCAAAAAGGTCCACAAGCAGAAAATGTGATTCCTGGTTAA
- the amt gene encoding ammonium transporter has translation MDTLWLLCSACLVFTMQAGFLCLESGLVRSKNSINVAAKNITDFTISSAIFWLIGFGIMFGDSVSGFFGISHFMFGEKPTASVTTFFIFQMMFCGTAATLVSGAVAERTSYIGYVIITITITLLIYPVIGHWAWAGIHDGTPTGWLEQLGFVDFAGSTVVHSVGGWVAFAAILIIGPRIGRYDVDDRRIPGSNLPMAVLGAMLIWFGWFGFNGGSTLAWSDNVPSILLNTLVAAVWGGISTTLLKYFSDGYVDVLMIINGVLGGLVSITANCHAVSSDQAFLIGIIGGVIVFYGDKLLEWKKIDDAISVIPVHLFAGIWGTIALALLGDPTKIGTGLSRLAQLEVQLLGIATIGIYSFVIAYVVFKLINRFYPLRVDANAELIGLNVAEHRVSTEVFDLLAAMHHQQQKSDFSSTVPVEPFTEVGQIAQQYNRVIDKVNQEIKQRDQAFSAYKESEFRKGAILQAAMDCIVTINERGEIIEFNPAAEQCFGMSKRSVLGQNFFVLFITEQSRSAAMSNLSHGFVSGDGLVLKRHNIAELTRSDGEEFPAEVVITQTTDTTQPRVEYTLHIRDITQQIKLQNRLKQLAYNDPLTGLYNRTYFMSHLKQLIQYHQQTPGSVVLMFLDLDQFKKINDNLGHKAGDELLCEVANRLGKVTRELDMVGRWGGDEFVIVLSGDITLENAESKAMDILGVMRAPVTLAQQNLVVPTSIGIAISENGQIQAEQLLQHADIAMYKAKQAGRNTYRAFLEEMSEKSLQHFQLEHALPDAIKGDQLFLEYQPKVSCETSEVVGFEALLRWQHPEHGLIMPGDFIPVIDESNMIIDVGEWVIENVIKQLSAWRDAGATLLPIAINISGHHLHSNTLTAYVEKLMTQYGISGELLEFEITEGVLTGNTEESIAALTALKKTRIRLSIDDFGTGYSSLSYLKKFPVDVLKIDQAFIRECSVNIEDAAICKAIITLAKSLGLEVIAEGVENQEQLQFLKQHHCDVYQGYYFSRPIAAKHAMTLLEQNLSVS, from the coding sequence GTGGATACTTTATGGTTACTTTGTTCTGCTTGCCTCGTATTTACCATGCAAGCAGGTTTTCTTTGTTTAGAAAGTGGCCTTGTCCGCAGTAAAAATAGCATTAACGTTGCAGCAAAAAACATCACTGACTTTACGATTTCCAGCGCTATTTTCTGGCTAATTGGTTTTGGCATTATGTTTGGTGACAGTGTTTCCGGTTTTTTCGGTATTAGTCATTTTATGTTTGGCGAGAAGCCAACAGCCAGCGTAACCACTTTTTTTATTTTCCAAATGATGTTCTGTGGCACTGCAGCCACGCTTGTATCAGGTGCGGTTGCTGAACGCACCAGCTATATCGGTTATGTCATTATTACCATCACTATTACACTGCTTATCTACCCTGTTATTGGACATTGGGCATGGGCAGGCATTCATGATGGTACACCAACCGGCTGGCTGGAACAGTTAGGTTTTGTTGACTTTGCTGGCTCCACGGTTGTCCACTCGGTAGGTGGTTGGGTTGCCTTTGCTGCCATTTTGATTATTGGGCCACGTATCGGCCGTTATGATGTAGATGATCGTCGTATTCCTGGCAGTAACCTGCCCATGGCCGTTTTAGGTGCAATGCTTATCTGGTTTGGCTGGTTTGGATTCAATGGCGGCAGTACGCTTGCCTGGTCTGATAATGTGCCCAGTATCTTGCTTAACACCCTTGTTGCAGCAGTCTGGGGCGGCATTTCAACAACGCTTTTGAAATACTTCTCTGATGGTTATGTTGATGTATTAATGATCATCAATGGCGTATTAGGCGGCTTAGTGTCTATTACAGCAAACTGCCATGCGGTGAGCAGTGACCAGGCCTTTTTAATCGGCATTATCGGTGGGGTTATTGTTTTCTACGGTGACAAACTGCTTGAATGGAAAAAGATTGATGATGCGATCAGTGTTATTCCGGTTCACCTGTTCGCTGGCATATGGGGCACCATCGCTCTGGCGTTATTAGGTGATCCAACAAAAATTGGCACGGGGCTTAGCCGACTGGCTCAATTAGAAGTTCAATTATTAGGGATTGCAACTATCGGTATTTACAGTTTTGTCATTGCCTATGTGGTATTCAAACTTATTAACCGGTTTTATCCACTTCGTGTTGATGCCAATGCCGAACTAATCGGCCTTAACGTGGCTGAACACCGTGTCAGTACCGAGGTCTTTGATTTGCTGGCTGCCATGCATCATCAGCAACAAAAGTCTGATTTTTCATCTACTGTTCCCGTTGAACCGTTCACAGAAGTGGGTCAAATTGCCCAACAGTACAATCGCGTTATTGATAAGGTTAATCAGGAAATAAAACAACGCGATCAGGCTTTCTCTGCTTATAAGGAAAGTGAGTTCCGCAAAGGCGCTATTTTACAAGCGGCAATGGATTGTATCGTCACCATCAATGAACGCGGTGAAATCATCGAATTTAATCCTGCTGCCGAACAGTGTTTTGGTATGTCAAAACGCTCCGTACTTGGACAAAACTTTTTTGTTTTATTTATCACCGAACAATCGCGTTCAGCAGCAATGAGTAACCTGTCACATGGCTTTGTCAGTGGTGATGGTCTGGTACTCAAGCGCCATAATATTGCTGAACTTACACGCAGTGATGGTGAGGAATTCCCTGCTGAAGTGGTGATCACTCAAACCACTGATACAACACAGCCTCGTGTCGAATATACCTTACATATTCGTGATATTACTCAGCAAATAAAACTGCAAAATCGTCTAAAACAACTGGCATATAACGATCCTCTCACTGGCCTCTACAACCGTACCTATTTCATGAGTCATTTAAAACAGCTCATTCAATATCATCAGCAAACGCCTGGTTCCGTCGTTTTAATGTTCTTGGATTTAGACCAATTTAAAAAGATAAATGACAATCTGGGACATAAGGCTGGTGATGAACTGCTATGTGAGGTTGCTAATCGTCTTGGCAAAGTCACACGTGAACTGGATATGGTCGGACGCTGGGGTGGTGATGAGTTTGTCATCGTATTATCTGGCGATATCACGCTCGAGAACGCTGAAAGCAAGGCAATGGATATCCTCGGCGTGATGCGTGCGCCGGTGACGCTTGCTCAACAAAACCTGGTTGTGCCGACCAGTATCGGCATTGCTATATCAGAAAATGGACAGATACAAGCTGAGCAGTTGTTACAACACGCAGATATTGCAATGTATAAAGCAAAACAGGCAGGTCGAAACACCTATCGTGCTTTCCTGGAAGAAATGAGTGAGAAATCCTTACAACATTTTCAACTGGAACACGCACTGCCTGATGCCATCAAAGGTGATCAATTATTTCTTGAATATCAGCCTAAGGTCTCCTGTGAAACCAGTGAAGTCGTTGGTTTTGAAGCGTTATTACGCTGGCAGCATCCAGAGCACGGCTTAATCATGCCTGGCGACTTTATTCCCGTTATCGATGAATCCAATATGATCATCGACGTCGGTGAATGGGTGATTGAAAATGTCATCAAACAGTTATCAGCCTGGCGTGATGCCGGTGCAACATTATTACCCATCGCCATTAATATTTCTGGTCATCATCTGCACTCCAACACATTAACGGCCTATGTTGAAAAATTGATGACGCAGTATGGCATCAGTGGCGAATTGCTGGAGTTTGAAATTACTGAAGGTGTGCTAACCGGCAATACAGAAGAGAGCATCGCTGCATTAACAGCCTTGAAAAAAACCCGTATCCGCTTATCCATAGATGACTTTGGTACCGGCTATTCATCATTAAGCTACTTGAAGAAATTCCCAGTGGATGTGCTGAAAATCGATCAGGCCTTTATCAGAGAGTGCAGTGTTAATATTGAAGATGCCGCTATTTGTAAAGCAATTATTACATTAGCCAAAAGTCTTGGCCTGGAAGTCATCGCAGAAGGTGTTGAAAATCAGGAACAACTACAGTTCCTTAAACAACACCACTGCGATGTGTATCAGGGGTATTATTTCAGCCGACCGATAGCAGCTAAACATGCTATGACTTTATTAGAACAAAATCTGTCTGTCAGCTGA
- a CDS encoding AsmA family protein gives MRTVIKIIIFLIVLVVAALIALPFFINPNDYKDEISREVEKATGRNLTLQGDIGLSVFPWIALDLGPLTLSNAEGFKADSFAKVQAAEIRIKLIPLLKKQLEMDTIVLDGLVLNLETDKNGKTNWDDLINKTEEQDSTPATESTSQPEDASEPALQTITVAGVKLTNANILWSDASKGESYQLRNLNLTTDPLEPGVPTAVDMDFDLISTKPEAKAHVTLKTNAAVDMKKQQYALQGLSFSAIAEGKELAFNQADLSLKGDIKADMAKQWLEVSDLVLSAKASNNQQTIDAKLTGQLTSNLATQQSNIDNLDLTATIEDPSLPNEKAELHLTSGIKADLKQQTLTVSALALKLQDLLLEGDIQAKDILKEKPTFAGSIHIQPFSLRKLASDMKIELPEMSDESTLEKVELRSELSGSTNQINLNQLALTLDQSNLTGQFSVSNFAKPAFNFKLKLDQIDADRYMPPVKENKDTTEAPASTEQDNKAKPEEALPVEALRQINAKGTIDIGKMKATGLTSENIHITIDAADGLVKLTPMSANLYQGQYNGNVILDARQDALKLSLNEQIKNVQAGPLLKDMTGDAKISGTANANAKLTGSGATVSQIKQTLTGNGGFAFTDGALQGINIAEIIRKAKAALKGEKLPESDAPVQTDFSSMSGTFTANNGVINNQDLAVKSPLLRIDGAGKANLANEALDYGLKVGIVGTSKGQGGKELEDLKGVTIPIKITGTFSEPKPTVDLANLVKDKAKEELKSKAEEKLKEKLGDDLGGLLSGKLGGSETKSEASSTDAEKATDAESQEEKSSDKKLEDAVKDKLKNFF, from the coding sequence ATGCGTACTGTTATAAAAATTATCATTTTCCTCATCGTTCTGGTTGTAGCCGCTTTAATCGCACTGCCATTTTTTATCAATCCTAACGACTACAAAGATGAAATTTCCCGTGAAGTAGAAAAAGCCACTGGCCGTAACCTGACTCTGCAAGGTGATATTGGCCTGTCAGTATTTCCCTGGATTGCCTTAGATCTCGGTCCTTTAACACTCAGCAATGCTGAAGGTTTTAAAGCCGACTCTTTTGCTAAGGTTCAAGCCGCCGAAATTCGCATTAAACTTATTCCACTGCTCAAAAAACAGTTAGAAATGGACACCATCGTACTCGATGGGTTGGTACTGAACTTAGAGACCGATAAAAATGGCAAAACCAACTGGGATGATTTAATTAACAAAACGGAAGAACAAGATTCAACACCGGCAACAGAGTCGACAAGTCAGCCTGAAGATGCATCTGAACCTGCTTTACAAACCATCACTGTAGCGGGTGTCAAGCTGACCAATGCCAATATTCTCTGGTCCGATGCATCAAAAGGAGAAAGTTACCAGTTACGTAATCTTAACCTGACAACAGATCCTCTTGAACCGGGTGTACCAACTGCGGTTGATATGGACTTTGATCTAATCAGCACCAAACCAGAAGCCAAAGCACATGTTACGCTGAAAACCAATGCCGCTGTGGATATGAAAAAACAACAATATGCACTTCAAGGACTATCATTCTCAGCCATTGCTGAGGGTAAAGAGCTCGCTTTCAATCAAGCAGATTTATCTTTGAAGGGAGACATCAAAGCAGATATGGCTAAACAATGGCTGGAAGTGAGTGATTTAGTTCTTTCTGCCAAAGCGTCGAATAACCAGCAAACGATTGATGCAAAATTAACAGGACAACTTACCTCCAACCTGGCCACACAACAGTCCAATATTGATAACCTGGACCTTACTGCCACTATCGAAGATCCCAGTTTGCCGAATGAAAAAGCCGAACTTCACCTGACTAGCGGCATCAAAGCGGATCTCAAACAGCAAACCCTCACCGTTTCCGCTCTTGCGCTAAAACTGCAGGATTTACTCCTTGAAGGCGATATTCAGGCGAAAGATATTCTGAAAGAAAAACCGACTTTTGCAGGCAGCATTCATATCCAGCCTTTCAGTTTAAGAAAGCTGGCATCAGATATGAAAATTGAACTGCCAGAAATGAGTGATGAATCGACTCTGGAGAAAGTCGAACTTCGTTCAGAACTCAGTGGTTCAACCAATCAAATCAATTTAAATCAACTGGCTTTAACACTGGACCAAAGCAATCTGACTGGCCAATTTTCTGTCAGCAATTTTGCCAAGCCAGCATTCAACTTCAAATTGAAACTGGATCAGATTGATGCTGATCGCTATATGCCTCCAGTTAAAGAAAACAAAGACACTACTGAAGCACCAGCTTCAACAGAACAAGATAACAAAGCCAAACCCGAGGAAGCATTACCTGTTGAAGCTTTACGTCAAATCAACGCTAAAGGCACCATTGATATAGGAAAAATGAAAGCCACTGGACTGACCAGTGAAAATATCCATATCACCATTGATGCCGCCGATGGTCTAGTTAAGCTCACCCCTATGAGTGCAAACTTATATCAAGGCCAATATAACGGTAATGTCATCTTGGATGCACGCCAAGATGCCCTTAAATTATCGTTGAATGAACAGATCAAAAATGTTCAGGCTGGTCCCTTACTTAAAGATATGACTGGTGATGCCAAAATCAGTGGTACCGCTAATGCTAACGCCAAGTTGACAGGTAGCGGCGCCACTGTCTCACAAATCAAACAAACGTTAACGGGCAATGGTGGCTTTGCTTTTACTGATGGTGCTTTGCAAGGTATCAATATCGCAGAAATCATTCGTAAAGCAAAAGCGGCTTTAAAAGGCGAAAAATTGCCTGAATCAGATGCGCCAGTCCAAACTGACTTTTCCAGCATGTCAGGCACATTTACAGCAAACAATGGGGTAATTAACAATCAAGATCTCGCTGTTAAGTCCCCCTTGCTGCGCATTGACGGTGCCGGTAAGGCAAATTTAGCTAATGAAGCACTTGATTACGGCTTAAAAGTTGGGATTGTCGGTACCAGCAAAGGTCAAGGTGGAAAAGAGCTTGAAGACCTGAAAGGTGTCACTATCCCTATCAAAATTACGGGCACATTTTCAGAACCGAAACCCACCGTTGATCTTGCTAATCTTGTGAAAGATAAAGCCAAAGAAGAGCTGAAATCAAAAGCAGAAGAAAAACTCAAAGAAAAACTGGGTGATGATTTGGGCGGTCTTCTTAGTGGTAAGTTGGGTGGTTCAGAAACCAAATCTGAAGCCAGCTCAACAGATGCTGAGAAAGCGACTGACGCTGAGTCGCAAGAAGAAAAATCCTCTGATAAAAAATTAGAAGATGCCGTCAAAGATAAATTAAAGAACTTCTTCTAA
- the mutY gene encoding A/G-specific adenine glycosylase: protein MTTSFNFADALLDWFDHHGRKNLPWQQNPTPYHVWLSEIMLQQTQVATVIDYYNRFIHRFPDVQPLAKAKQDDVLAYWSGLGYYARARNLHKTAQIVSEEYTGRFPKTLEELINLPGIGRSTAGAILTLGYHQKYPILDGNVKRVLTRFFAISGWPGNKKVEDNLWQKAESLLPDKRIANYIQAQMDLGATLCTRSKPDCPDCPLQSHCLAYNTASPTDYPEKKPKKTIPTRTCYWLVCQNGDELFLEQRPSAGIWGGLWSFPERQEKEELIAYCERTFHFSVDNIEQLPELTHVFSHFKLTIRPLLITSRPKGVTDKSVGNWYKIDDIMQLGLPAPVRSFLHTLQ, encoded by the coding sequence ATGACAACATCGTTCAACTTCGCTGACGCATTACTCGACTGGTTTGATCATCACGGTCGTAAAAATCTGCCGTGGCAACAAAATCCAACGCCCTATCATGTCTGGCTATCGGAGATCATGCTGCAACAAACGCAGGTTGCTACTGTCATCGATTACTACAACCGGTTTATTCATCGGTTTCCTGACGTTCAACCATTAGCAAAAGCAAAACAAGATGATGTGTTAGCGTATTGGTCTGGTTTAGGCTATTACGCCCGTGCTCGCAATTTGCACAAAACCGCACAAATAGTCAGCGAAGAATATACTGGACGTTTCCCAAAAACATTAGAGGAGCTCATCAATTTACCCGGTATTGGACGCTCTACAGCCGGCGCTATACTGACACTGGGCTATCATCAGAAATATCCCATCTTAGACGGTAATGTGAAACGCGTCCTGACACGTTTTTTTGCTATCAGTGGCTGGCCTGGAAATAAAAAAGTCGAAGATAATTTATGGCAAAAAGCAGAGTCGTTACTCCCCGACAAACGTATTGCTAATTATATTCAGGCACAAATGGATTTAGGGGCAACCCTTTGCACACGCAGTAAACCAGACTGCCCAGATTGCCCGCTGCAGAGCCATTGTTTAGCCTATAACACGGCTAGCCCAACCGATTATCCTGAGAAAAAACCCAAAAAAACTATTCCGACCAGAACATGTTACTGGCTTGTCTGTCAGAATGGTGATGAGCTATTTCTGGAACAAAGACCCTCAGCGGGTATCTGGGGGGGCTTGTGGAGCTTTCCAGAAAGACAGGAAAAAGAGGAGCTGATTGCTTATTGTGAACGGACTTTCCATTTTTCTGTCGATAATATCGAACAGTTACCCGAGCTGACTCACGTTTTCAGTCACTTCAAATTAACGATCCGACCGTTATTGATAACGTCACGACCAAAGGGTGTGACCGACAAGAGTGTCGGCAACTGGTATAAAATAGACGACATTATGCAACTGGGTCTTCCGGCACCAGTGCGTTCTTTTTTACACACTTTACAATAG
- a CDS encoding oxidative damage protection protein — MARTIHCVKLNKEAEGLDFPPYPGDMGKTLYESVSKEAWQMWLSQQTMLINEYRLSLADPKSQAFLKTEMEKFFFGEGSAPPADFVPKG, encoded by the coding sequence ATGGCACGCACAATACACTGTGTAAAACTCAACAAAGAAGCCGAAGGTTTAGACTTCCCGCCTTACCCAGGTGATATGGGAAAAACCCTTTATGAATCTGTTTCAAAAGAAGCATGGCAAATGTGGTTAAGTCAGCAAACCATGCTGATTAACGAATATAGACTGTCACTTGCCGATCCCAAGTCACAGGCATTTCTGAAAACTGAAATGGAAAAATTCTTCTTTGGCGAAGGCTCTGCTCCTCCAGCGGATTTTGTTCCAAAAGGTTAA
- a CDS encoding HlyC/CorC family transporter, producing MLEETSLLVLFLILFFLLFLSAFFSSSETALMSLNRYRLRHLEQEGHRGAIIASQLLSRPDRLIGLILLGNNFVNILASAIATVIGIKLLGENGIVAATFALTLIVLLFAEVTPKTLAALHPEKVAFPASFILKPLLFILYPLVWFTNSITNNMVRLFGVSPEQAATSAINTEELKVALMEAGSMIPTRHKDMLMSILDLEKVTVNDVMVPRNEIEGLDINAPFPEIVQQLSHCGHTRLPVYEESMDNIVGILHLRKALHLISQNNLTLESLRSIIKGAYFVPEGTPLNTQLINFQRNRRRTGLVVDEYGDLLGLITLEDIFREIVGEFTADTIDEDKDIHPQNDGSYLINGTANIREINRNNSWNLPTDGPKTINGLVLEYLESIPDPGVSVRMGDYVIEVIQTSDNAIKTVRIRHLQPELEREE from the coding sequence TGAGACACCTGGAACAAGAAGGCCATCGCGGTGCGATCATCGCCAGTCAGTTATTGAGTCGCCCTGATCGACTGATTGGTTTGATTCTGTTAGGCAATAACTTTGTCAACATTCTGGCCTCAGCAATTGCCACTGTTATTGGTATCAAACTGCTGGGTGAAAACGGTATCGTTGCAGCGACTTTCGCCTTAACTTTAATCGTTTTGCTTTTTGCCGAAGTGACCCCAAAAACACTGGCGGCACTGCATCCGGAAAAAGTGGCCTTTCCAGCCAGCTTTATCCTCAAGCCATTGCTATTCATACTTTATCCGTTGGTATGGTTTACCAATAGCATCACCAATAATATGGTGAGGTTATTTGGTGTATCACCAGAGCAAGCAGCAACATCGGCCATCAATACTGAAGAACTGAAAGTCGCCCTGATGGAAGCTGGCAGTATGATCCCAACACGTCACAAGGATATGTTGATGAGTATCCTTGATTTAGAAAAAGTGACCGTCAATGACGTCATGGTGCCAAGGAATGAAATTGAAGGATTGGATATTAATGCGCCCTTTCCGGAAATTGTTCAGCAATTATCCCATTGTGGTCATACCAGACTGCCAGTCTATGAAGAGAGTATGGATAATATTGTTGGGATACTGCATCTGCGTAAAGCCCTGCATCTTATCTCACAGAATAATCTGACACTGGAAAGTCTTCGCAGCATTATAAAAGGCGCTTATTTTGTCCCCGAAGGCACACCATTAAATACACAACTTATTAATTTCCAAAGAAATCGTCGTCGAACGGGTTTAGTAGTTGATGAGTATGGTGATCTGCTAGGCCTGATCACTCTGGAAGATATTTTTAGAGAAATCGTGGGTGAATTTACAGCCGATACTATCGACGAAGATAAAGATATTCATCCTCAAAATGATGGTAGTTACTTAATTAATGGTACGGCTAATATTCGCGAAATTAACCGAAATAATAGCTGGAATTTGCCTACTGACGGACCAAAGACCATTAATGGCCTTGTACTTGAGTATCTGGAAAGCATTCCGGATCCCGGAGTCAGTGTCCGTATGGGTGACTATGTTATTGAAGTTATTCAGACGTCAGACAACGCCATCAAGACTGTTCGTATCAGACATTTACAGCCTGAGTTGGAACGGGAAGAATAA
- a CDS encoding DUF4197 domain-containing protein produces the protein MKIKATAITLGIALTLGTANVMADWGGLLKDIQENSKTLLNSSLSEATSDKTSTNLDIATIVSGLKEALVVGSQRAVSSVSQTDGYLKNAAIHIPLPPQIEKAGSLMRQYGMGSLADEFETSINRAAEKAAPQATDILVNAIKTMSIDDAKNILNGADNAATEYFRKHTSDQLRTLFKPTIDESLDKVGSTQYYNQLTDKIADIPVVGKNININLPDYVTEQALDGLFTMLASEEKKIRENPAARTTELLKTVFQ, from the coding sequence ATGAAGATAAAAGCAACTGCCATTACCCTTGGTATAGCGTTAACTCTTGGCACTGCAAATGTCATGGCAGATTGGGGCGGTTTACTGAAAGACATTCAAGAAAATAGTAAAACCTTATTAAACTCATCGCTTTCCGAAGCCACTTCTGACAAAACCTCAACAAACCTGGATATTGCCACCATCGTTTCCGGCTTAAAAGAAGCGTTGGTGGTTGGCAGCCAACGGGCTGTTTCCAGTGTTAGTCAAACGGATGGGTATTTAAAAAATGCCGCCATTCATATCCCCCTCCCGCCTCAAATAGAGAAAGCTGGCTCATTAATGCGCCAGTATGGAATGGGCAGTCTGGCGGATGAATTTGAAACAAGTATTAACAGAGCCGCTGAGAAAGCAGCACCACAAGCAACAGATATTCTCGTCAATGCCATCAAAACCATGAGTATTGATGATGCGAAAAACATATTGAATGGCGCTGATAATGCCGCAACAGAATACTTCAGGAAACACACCAGCGATCAACTAAGAACCTTATTTAAACCGACCATTGATGAAAGTCTGGATAAAGTAGGATCTACCCAGTATTACAATCAACTAACAGACAAAATCGCTGATATCCCTGTGGTGGGAAAAAATATCAACATCAATCTACCCGATTATGTAACAGAGCAGGCGCTTGATGGGCTATTCACCATGTTAGCCTCAGAAGAGAAAAAAATTCGGGAAAACCCAGCTGCTCGTACAACAGAGTTGCTCAAAACAGTATTTCAATAA